Proteins from a genomic interval of Aspergillus flavus chromosome 7, complete sequence:
- a CDS encoding carboxylic acid transport protein (unnamed protein product): MCNHDVVARLKEVIILARFRNSPLLFFLVFPVYRGAPGNMGTTNEPAEPIPTGILATAKQAWGDLFKWKQRVVVTNEYGETRTEWQEPDPIVNPISLFAQLGARDWLFFLVGLTAWTADAFDFHALSIQQVKLAKYYNRSKTEISTAITLTLLLRSVGAAFFGLAGDKFGRKWPMVLNMIVLGVLQIATIYSHTFQQFLAVRSLFGLFMGGVYGNAIAMALEHCPVNARGLMSGILQQGYSLGYVFAACANLGVGGATDSWKTVFWAAAGISIGVGIIRIFFPESKQFLEAKKAGKKSMSAGAFWKETKQMLGQEWKMCVYAIILMTWFNYYSHTSQDSYTTFMLTQKGMENAGASRASILMKTGACVGGTIIGYLSQFFGRRRAIIVSALISGILIPAWILPEGERALSATGFFMQFFVQGAWGVIPIHLNELSPPAFRSSFPGITYQVGNMISSPSAQIVNAVAEKTFITGSTGKPAPAYGPTMGVATAIIATGIMVTTAFGPEKRGRRFETAVAGVEQSEPQKVLDEEKGDMTEQKATEEKVEKVEKI; the protein is encoded by the exons ATGTGTAATCATGATGTCGTTGCGCGACTTAAAGAAGTTATTATTCTCGCCCGCTTTCGAAACAGCCCACTTCtgtttttccttgtctttcCTGTTTATCGAGGAGCACCTGGCAACATGGGTACTACAAACGAGCCAGCGGAGCCCATCCCCACGGGTATTCTAGCCACAGCAAAGCAAGCATGGGGCGATCTGTTCAAGTGGAAGCAACGAGTCGTGGTGACCAACGAGTACGGGGAGACTCGTACTGAATGGCAAGAGCCCGATCCCATCGTGAATCCTATAAGCTTGTTTGCTCAGCTCGGTGCCCGCGAttggttgttcttcttggttgGCTTGACGGCGTGGACGGCAGATGCGTTCGACTTTCACGCACTGTCCATCCAACAAGTGAAACTGGCCAAATATTACAACCGCTCGAAAACAGAAATTTCCACGGCAATTACACTGACCCTTCTTCTGCGAAGTGTTGGTGCTGCCTTTTTTGGTCTGGCTGGTGACAAGTTTGGTCGCAAATGGCCTATGGTGTTGAACATGATTGTATTGGGAGTGCTACAGATTGCGACCATCTACAGTCACACATTCCAGCAGTTCTTGGCCGTACGGAGTCTATTTGGTCTTTTCATGGGAGGTGTCTATGGGAATGCCATCGCCATGGCTCTGGAACATTGCCC CGTTAATGCTCGTGGTCTCATGTCGGGCATTCTGCAACAGGGATATTCCCTGGGATATGTCTTTGCCGCCTGTGCCAACCTCGGAGTTGGTGGAGCTACCGATAGTTGGAAGACGGTGTTCTGGGCTGCAG CTGGCATCTCCATTGGTGTGGGAATTATccgcatcttcttccccgaGTCGAAGCAATTCCTcgaagccaagaaggccGGCAAGAAGTCCATGAGCGCCGGGGCATTCTGGAAAGAAACCAAGCAGATGCTGGGCCAGGAGTGGAAGATGTGTGTGTATGCCATTATTCTCATGACCTGG TTCAACTACTACTCCCACACTTCACAAGACTCCTACACCACGTTCATGTTGACGCAAAAGGGAATGGAAAATGCCGGCGCCTCCCGCGCATCCATCCTCATGAAAACCGGTGCCTGCGTCGGTGGAACAATCATCGGATACCTGTCCCAGTTCTTTGGCCGCCGACGAGCCATCATCGTTTCGGCCTTGATTTCGGGCATTCTTATCCCAGCCTGGATCCTCCCAGAGGGTGAACGCGCGTTGAGCGCAACGGGATTCTTCATGCAATTCTTTGTTCAGGGCGCCTGGGGTGTTATCCCAATTCATCTGAATGAGCTCTCGCCACCGGCTTTCCGGTCCTCTTTTCCTG GAATTACCTACCAAGTGGGAAACATGATCTCATCGCCCTCCGCACAAATCGTCAACGCCGTCGCCGAAAAGACCTTCATCACTGGTTCGACTGGTAAGCCGGCGCCCGCTTACGGGCCAACCATGGGCGTGGCTACGGCTATTATCGCGACAGGAATCATGGTCACCACGGCATTCGGACCCGAGAAACGTGGACGAAGATTCGAGACTGCTGTTGCGGGTGTTGAACAGTCTGAACCGCAGAAAGTCCTTGACGAGGAGAAGGGTGATATGACGGAGCAAAAGGCTACggaagagaaggttgagaaggtAGAGAAGATTTAA
- the atmP gene encoding putative cytochrome P450, producing the protein MDKLTATLAKINYPSEVENGSMLLVVTLVILFLWFIIPSPVKRSNVSVPTVTLFNPYLPEFLSRVWFNSTAATVIYKGYRQHKDRAFRLLKPDGDIIVLSNKYVEELRQLPLTTLNALEAVFEDHVGKYTTILNDSHLHTEVIQKRLTPAISRLIPRIIDELDHGFAVEMPECEDKWALIRPYEVFLRLVARAGARVFVGPEICRTEKWLTASIDFTKNIFMTITLLRPIPSFLHPIIGPMLPSSRSLDTQLRYVQDELLGPEVVKRRQRQASADPDYEKPDDFLQWMIDLAQNDKEGDPGNIAHRLLGLTSMAVVHTSAMSITHGLYDLITMPQWLEPLRQEIQEVMPDWKSSSYSSLVSLRRLDSFLKESQRFNPPGELSFHRVVKKDLVLSDGLRLPKGTHICMASGPIGMDTKYVSDPTTFDAFRYVDGDKAQSQFVHTSATSMHFGLGRYACPGRFFATFVLKAILSRFLVEYEFRFGPDQVGRPKNMLLGDKIVPNTSVDVYVRKRTGSRSTA; encoded by the exons ATGGACAAATTGACCGCCACGCTGGCCAAAATCAATTATCCGTCCGAGGTAGAGAATGGTTCCATGTTGTTGGTAGTCACTCTGGTTATACTGTTTCTGTGGTTCATAATCCCCAGCCCCGTGAAACGCAGCAATGTGTCTGTACCAACTGTTACACTCTTCAACCCTTATCTGCCGGAGTTCCTGAGTCGCGTATGGTTCAATTCAACAGCGGCGACTGTGATTTACAAGGGATATCGCCAG CATAAGGATCGGGCATTCCGCCTTCTCAAGCCGGACGGGGATATTATCGTATTATCGAATAAGTATGTGGAGGAACTGCGGCAGCTACCTCTCACAACGCTTAACGCTTTAGAAGCGGTGTTCGAG GATCATGTTGGCAAGTATACGACAATCCTGAACGATAGTCACCTCCATACCGAGGTTATACAAAAGCGCCTGACTCCTGCCATCA GCCGGTTGATACCAAGGATTATAGACGAATTAGATCATGGCTTTGCTGTTGAGATGCCAGAGTGCGAAG ATAAATGGGCCCTAATCAGACCATATGAGGTTTTCCTCCGCCTAGTCGCTCGAGCCGGTGCCCGTGTGTTTGTCGGACCAGAAATCTGCCGTACTGAGAAATGGCTGACTGCCTCAATCGActttactaaaaatatattcatgACAATCACACTTCTACGTCCCATACCAAGCTTCCTCCACCCGATCATTGGGCCAATGTTACCCAGCAGCCGCAGTCTGGATACACAGCTACGATACGTCCAAGATGAGCTCCTCGGCCCAGAGGTAGTGAAGCGCCGGCAGAGGCAAGCGTCGGCAGATCCAGACTATGAGAAGCCGGATGATTTCCTCCAGTGGATGATAGATCTAGCCCAGAATGATAAAGAGGGCGATCCAGGCAATATCGCTCATCGTCTGCTGGGTTTGACTAGTATGGCAGTAGTGCATACAAGCGCCATGTCTATCACTCATGGGTTGTATGATCTTATCACGATGCCTCAGTGGCTTGAGCCCCTCCGTCAGGAGATCCAGGAGGTCATGCCCGACTGGAAGTCTTCCAGTTATAGTAGTCTGGTTTCGCTTCGGCGATTGGATAGCTTTCTCAAGGAGTCGCAGCGCTTTAATCCCCCGGGCGAGC TATCGTTCCACCGGGTGGTGAAAAAAGACCTAGTCCTCTCTGATGGCCTCCGACTTCCAAAAGGTACCCATATTTGCATGGCATCTGGACCCATCGGCATGGATACCAAGTACGTCTCAGACCCTACCACTTTCGATGCATTCCGCTACGTCGATGGGGACAAAGCTCAGTCCCAGTTTGTCCACACCAGTGCTACAAGCATGCACTTCGGCCTGGGTCGGTATGCATGTCCCGGTCGCTTCTTCGCAACTTTTGTCTTGAAGGCCATTCTCAGTCGATTCCTTGTGGAGTATGAATTTCGATTTGGGCCTGATCAAGTAGGAAGGCCGAAGAATATGTTGCTAGGTGATAAGATCGTTCCCAATACCTCTGTGGATGTGTACGTGCGAAAGCGTACTGGATCGCGGAGTACAGCGTAG
- the atmB gene encoding uncharacterized protein, which produces MDGFGSSQAPAAYREVEWIADVFVIGMGIGWVINYVGMVYGSLKGRTYGMAIMPLCCNIAWEIVYGLIYPSKTLYEQGVFLSGLTINLGVIYTAIKFGPKEWTHAPLVMHNLPLIFMLGILGFLTGHLALAAEIGPALAYNWGAAFCQLLLSVGGLCQLISRGSTRGASYTLWLSRFLGSFSVVISAWLRYKYWPQAFSWLGKPLILWCLFAWLVVDGSYGVCFYYVKRYERRIGHDSDRKTV; this is translated from the exons ATGGACGGATTTGGCTCATCACAGGCCCCAGCTGCGTATCGTGAAGTGGAATGGATCGCAGATGTTTTCGTCATAGGGATGGGGATCGGTTGGGTTATCAACTATGTCGGCATGGTCTACGGATCGCTCAAGGGCCGTACATATGGAATGGCTATCATGCCACTCTGTTGCAATATTGCATGGGAAATCGTGTATGGCCTTATCTACCCATCCAAGACATTGTATGAGCAAGGGGTCTTTCTAAGCGGTCTTACCATCAACCTGGGCGTCATATACACAGCAATTAAATTTGGGCCCAAGGAATGGACTCATGCGCCTTTGGTGATGCACAATCTGCCCCTGATTTTTATGCTGGGTATACTCGGCTTTCTCACAGGCCACCTTGCCCTAGCCGCGGAGATTGGCCCTGCATTGGCCTATAACTGGGGAGCTGCATTCTGTCAGCTGTTGCTCAGTGTTGGAGGACTCTGCCAGCTGATCAGTCGCGGAAGCACCCGAGGAGCCTCGTACACGCTCTG GCTTTCCCGATTCCTAGGATCTTTCTCCGTGGTGATTTCGGCCTGGTTGCGTTATAAATACTGGCCACAGGCATTTTCGTGGCTGGGAAAACCCCTGATATTGTGGTGCCTTTTTGCCTGGCTCGTTGTCGACGGTTCCTATGGGGTTTGCTTTTATTATGTCAAGCGGTATGAGCGGAGAATTGGGCACGATTCCGATCGGAAGACAGTCTAG
- a CDS encoding putative acetyl xylan esterase (Probable acetylxylan esterase A) — MILLSYLLTYLLCALTCSARAIHNGRSLIPRAGSLEQVTDFGDNPSNVKMYIYVPTNLASNPGIIVAIHYCTGTAQAYYQGSPYAQLAETHGFIVIYPESPYEGTCWDVSSQATLTHNGGGNSNSIANMVTWTTKQYNADSSKVFVTGTSSGAMMTNVMAATYPDLFAAGIAYAGVPAGCFLSTADQPDAWNSTCAQGQSITTPEHWASIAEAMYPDYSGSRPKMQIYHGNVDTTLYPQNYEETCKQWAGVFGYNYDAPESTESNTPEANWSRTTWGPNLQGILAGGVGHNIQIHGDEDMKWFGFTN; from the exons ATGATCCTCTTGTCATACCTCCTCACCTATCTTCTCTGTGCCCTCACCTGCAGTGCCAGAGCTATACACAATGGCCGATCCCTAATCCCAAGAGCAGGATCCCTTGAACAAGTCACCGACTTCGGCGACAACCCTAGCAACGTTAAGATGTACATCTACGTGCCCACGAACCTGGCCTCTAATCCCGGGATAATAGTTGCAATTCACTACT GCACAGGAACCGCCCAAGCATACTACCAAGGCTCCCCTTACGCGCAACTAGCCGAAACACACggcttcatcgtcatctacCCTGAAAGCCCTTACGAAGGAACATGCTGGGACGTCAGCTCCCAAGCAACCCTCACCCACAACGGAGGCGGAAACAGTAACTCCATCGCCAACATGGTAACCTGGACGACCAAGCAGTATAATGCCGATTCCAGCAAGGTGTTCGTAACGGGTACTAGTTCTGGTGCCATGATGACC AATGTTATGGCAGCAACATACCCCGACCTCTTCGCCGCCGGAATCGCCTACGCCGGCGTCCCAGCCGGCTGCTTCCTCTCAACCGCCGACCAACCCGACGCCTGGAACTCGACCTGCGCGCAGGGCCAATCTATCACCACTCCGGAGCACTGGGCTAGTATCGCCGAGGCCATGTACCCCGACTATAGTGGCTCGCGGCCCAAGATGCAAATCTACCACGGTAATGTCGATACCACCTTGTATCCGCAGAACTACGAGGAAACGTGTAAGCAATGGGCAGGCGTCTTCGGGTATAACTATGATGCTCCCGAATCGACTGAGTCGAATACTCCCGAGGCAAACTGGAGCAGGACTACTTGGGGGCCGAATCTCCAGGGTATTTTGGCTGGCGGTGTTGGTCATAATATACAGATTCATGGGGATGAGGATATGAAGTGGTTTGGGTTTACGAATTAG
- the atmD gene encoding putative aromatic prenyltransferase AtmD: MSTPKSDTCSPHQALARGMGFKNHHERLWWATFGPLLEKLLALCNYPVSLQYQHLSFIYHHLLPYLGPYPTVENGFAWKTAYSPDGTPAEVSINFDGPKKTVRMDHVPISQWSGTPKDPFCQNVALELTKSLAGTLPDFTWDWFNHFVQTMFIPEPATDVVLAREPPNFRRMAMQSVNGCDLLTTGVRVKPVFNALWKSIETGIPHDKLLFDSIRNNTELFGAYLPALQVIEDYCQSDRAKEFQTRGCFLSFDATSIKDARLKVYLHGPQTAYMKVEDAFTLGGRLSNPNIQTGVKELRKLWYAVLNLPSDFPESEDLPATDDLYQGWLVNYELRPNNPVPEPKVYIPVAINNKDQDSIVQGLQEFFDRHESMDVRDYRDIFETLFLDAKNPTGIHHFITFSYKAHPYVTCYYKPHLEPVPVKELEESDVKGLSK, translated from the exons ATGTCCACTCCCAAGTCGGATACATGCTCACCCCACCAAGCCCTTGCTCGAGGCATGGGGTTCAAGAACCACCATGAAAGGCTGTGGTGGGCTACTTTTGGGCCTCTCCTCGAGAAGCTTCTAGCGCTCTGCAACTACCCAGTGTCCCTTCAATATCAGCACCTGTCATTCATCTAccatcacctccttcctTACCTCGGCCCATACCCGACCGTCGAAAATGGCTTTGCCTGGAAGACCGCCTACTCACCAGACGGAACACCCGCCGAAGTCAGCATCAACTTCGACGGGCCGAAGAAGACAGTTCGTATGGATCACGTTCCAATCAGCCAATGGAGCGGCACCCCGAAGGACCCTTTCTGTCAAAACGTCGCCCTGGAATTGACCAAGTCCCTGGCTGGCACACTCCCCGATTTCACCTGGGACTGGTTCAACCACTTTGTCCAAACGATGTTTATCCCTGAACCGGCGACTGACGTGGTCCTCGCACGAGAGCCCCCTAACTTTCGCCGTATGGCCATGCAGAGCGTCAATGGGTGCGATTTGTTAACCACTGGCGTTCGGGTGAAGCCCGTCTTCAACGCACTTTGGAAAAGCATCGAGACAGGGATCCCTCATGACAAACTGCTGTTTGACTCTATTCGCAATAATACTGAACTCTTTGGTGCATACCTCCCCGCCCTCCAGGTCATAGAGGATTACTGCCAGTCGGATCGAGCGAAGGAGTTTCAAACAAGGGGCTGTTTCCTCAGTTTCGACGCCACGAGCATAAAAGACGCACGACTGAAGGTCTATCTGCATGGGCCGCAGACAGCATACATGAAGGTCGAGGATGCGTTCACTCTCGGTGGCCGCCTCAGTAACCCCAATATTCAGACCGGTGTGAAGGAGCTACGCAAGCTTTGGTATGCCGTGCTCAATCTGCCTTCGGACTTTCCCGAATCCGAAGACTTGCCTGCGACCGACGACCTATACCAGGGCTGGCTGGTTAACTATGAGTTGAGGCCTAATAACCCTGTCCCGGAGCCGAAAGTATATATTCCAGTGGCGATCAACAATAAAGACCAGGATAGCATTGTCCAGGGGCTTCAGGAGTTCTTTGATCGCCATGAATCTATGGATGTACGGGATTACCGAGACATCTTTGAGACGTTGTT CCTGGATGCAAAGAACCCCACAGGAATCCACCACTTCATTACCTTCAGTTACAAGGCCCATCCGTATGTCACTTGCTACTACAAACCACACCTGGAGCCAGTCCCAGTCAAGGAACTAGAAGAGTCAGATGTGAAGGGGCTTTCCAAGTAG
- the atmA gene encoding atma protein yields the protein MDSVLRYVFLLLAMTSFYMMYISLFNNGFFNLLSHQLATRALPGESDIALLSEYTGLKAFDGILESIVIFFWPISQGHHVGLSLTGLSFSGGMVGIWMIVVVHIYRTRSFMRGMAITLIVGIAQQAVGPGIVIPCYFALTSRARPPKKNLHLTGTYSTSNHGLVVSMIMSYIFPLVMMSLPAPAMISPLFKQQVIAAWQGWPVYFVIIMTTHHLFINRGHRKEASARRQVLSVYHFGFACSCLCHMAWLSAFVASKIQSLTQSSNLWYLCPYGVAFPLLNQPAQRLGALEAGLFAFLQWDYCVAAAATMVWSTDRYIQECHRAELEIDKFRLILRLLGWILIDGPSATAVRLIWESEGPSYLQNTNRGVKSKTT from the exons ATGGACTCCGTATTACGTTACGTGTTCCTTCTATTGGCAATGACCTCGTTCTACATGATGTACATCTCGCTATTCAACAATGGAtttttcaatcttctctcGCATCAGCTGGCGACTAGAGCGCTTCCTGGGGAATCGGATATCGCTCTTCTGTCTGAATATACTGGACTAAAGGCTTTCGATGGTATACTAGAAAGTATTGTTATCTTCTTTTGGCCCATCAGTCAGGGCCACCATGTCGGCTTATCCCTGACGGGACTGAGCTTTTCAGGAGGTATGGTTGGCATCTGGATGATCGTTGTGGTCCATATCTATCGGACACGTTCATTCATGCGCGGCATGGCAAT AACTCTTATTGTAGGTATTGCACAGCAGGCAGTTGGTCCCGGAATTGTGATACCATGTTACTTTGCCCTAACCTCTAGGGCCAGACCGCCCAAGAAGAACCTACATCTTACAGGAACATATTCCACATCCAACCACGGTCTAGTCGTGTCAATGATCATGAGCTATATCTTTcccttggtgatgatgtcacTGCCAGCGCCGGCTATGATTTCCCCTCTTTTCAAGCAACAAGTGATCGCGGCATGGCAGGGATGGCCAGTATATTttgtcatcatcatgaccaCCCACCACTTATTCATTAATCGTGGTCACAGGAAAGAAGCCTCAGCACGCCGTCAGGTGCTCTCTGTGTATCACTTTGGGTTTgcttgttcttgtctttgtCATATGGCATGGCTGTCAGCATTTGTGGCGTCTAAGATCCAGTCTCTCACTCAATCAAGCAACCTCTGGTACCTGTGTCCTTATGGTGTCGCCTTCCCACTTTTGAATCAGCCCGCACAAAGACTTGGCGCCCTGGAGGCTGGACTGTTTGCCTTCCTTCAATGGGACTATTGTGTCGCCGCAGCGGCCACGATGGTGTGGAGCACTGATCGCTACATCCAAGAGTGCCACCGGGCTGAATTGGAGATCGACAAATTCAGACTCATCTTACGGTTGCTCGGATGGATTCTGATTGACGGGCCCTCGGCTACGGCTGTTAGGCTCATCTGGGAATCGGAAGGGCCCTCGTATCTGCAGAACACTAATCGAGGTGTTAAGAGTAAGACAACATGA
- the atmQ gene encoding putative cytochrome P450 monooxygenase AtmQ, producing MYRLLERTLDRFTGLVEYQPTYLFAAPTWVYLVGAILIQQLATRWYRYYKSWVNVPVVGGHGIIGSWIAAFRWTARARSLVNEGYQKYGDFAFQVSTPTRWEVFICNDEMVREYRNFTDERFSANAVTAELFEAKYTVPGVAEGVHKVPVPIVAKALTWQRTRAATKTDPYFEEFVKELQHAFDAETKFENEDWNDLCCFATGTRIVAHLTAKSLVGYPLSRDTELIDLFAEYGNAVPTSGFFIAMFPQILKPFAAKFCSAPKISARLDRIVMDELRKREANPRSEPQDITDWITFWSRTYPGTYTDQDIARSVVSAVFGAIHTTTQVLVHCLMDLAIRPEYIHPLREEVETILNRDDQQWTKEGLESMEKLDSFVKECQRFNPLDAGSLARRATKDFTFSNGLHITEGTFVFTPNSPVLFDEKHYPDAQQFDGYRFYRLGRVTGRPLEYKFIAANPKYLQFGDGRHICPGRFMAADEIRLLLAHILVNYDIRPKDDGERPPNWTFKKILFPDMKGMVQLKRRSINTSQPN from the exons ATGTATCGACTATTGGAGAGAACATTGGACCGCTTTACGGGTCTGGTAGAGTACCAGCCAACTTATCTATTCGCCGCTCCTACTTGGGTCTATTTGGTGGGTGCTATCCTTATCCAGCAGCTCGCGACCAGATGGTACagatattataaatcatGG GTCAACGTCCCGGTAGTTGGAGGGCATGGGATTATCGGGTCTTGGATCGCGGCATTCCGGTGGACAGCGCGGGCACGATCATTAGTCAATGAAGGCTATCAGAAG TACGGTGACTTCGCCTTTCAGGTATCAACGCCAACTAGATGGGAAGTGTTCATCTGCAATGACGAGATGGTGCGCGAGTATCGTAATTTCACCGACGAACGCTTTTCGGCAAATGCAGTCACAGCTGAG TTGTTCGAAGCGAAGTATACCGTTCCGGGTGTGGCAGAGGGTGTGCATAAAGTACCTGTCCCTATTGTAGCAAAGGCTCTTACCTGGCAGCGCACTCGGGCTGCAACCAAAACCGATCCGTACTTTGAGGAGTTCGTGAAGGAGCTACAGCACGCCTTTGATGCGGAGACCAAGTTTGAGAATGAAGATTGGAACGATCTTTGCTGTTTCGCCACTGGAACCAGGATTGTGGCCCATCTAACCGCGAAGTCACTGGTAGGGTACCCTTTATCTCGAGATACAGAACTCATCGATCTATTCGCCGAGTATGGTAATGCAGTTCCAACCAGTGGGTTCTTTATTGCTATGTTTCCGCAAATTTTGAAACC CTTCGCTGCTAAGTTTTGCAGCGCACCGAAAATATCAGCTCGTCTTGACAGGATTGTGATGGATGAActgagaaagagggaagcAAATCCCCGGAGCGAGCCACAG GATATTACGGATTGGATTACGTTCTGGAGTCGTACCTACCCTGGAACATACACCGACCAAGACATTGCTCGGTCTGTGGTATCAGCCGTGTTTGGTGCGATCCACACTACAACACAG GTCTTGGTCCACTGCCTGATGGATCTGGCTATCCGGCCTGAATATATACACCCGCTGCGCGAGGAAGTGGAGACCATCTTAAATAGAGACGATCAGCAATGGACCAAAGAAGGACTCGAATCcatggagaagctggacAGCTTCGTCAAGGAATGTCAGCGGTTTAATCCCCTTGATGCTG GTTCTCTGGCACGACGCGCTACAAAAGACTTCACTTTCAGCAATGGTCTGCACATTACCGAAGGAACGTTCGTCTTCACACCAAATTCTCCCGTTCTTTTCGACGAGAAACACTATCCGGATGCACAACAGTTTGACGGCTATCGATTCTATCGGCTGGGTAGAGTTACAGGACGACCACTTGAATACAAATTTATCGCCGCCAATCCCAAGTACCTTCAATTCGGAGATGGGAGGCATATATG TCCCGGTCGATTCATGGCAGCAGACGAGATCCGTCTCCTACTAGCGCATATTCTCGTGAACTACGACATCAGACCGAAAGACGATGGTGAACGCCCGCCTAATTGGACCTTCAAGAAGATTTTGTTCCCGGACATGAAAGGAATGGTGCAGTTGAAACGGCGATCTATCAATACATCTCAGCCTAACTAG